In Candidatus Limnocylindrales bacterium, one genomic interval encodes:
- a CDS encoding sirohydrochlorin chelatase: MKDIILLVGHGSRDDEGADEFREFAAKVQAVIRDQKPDFLEAIHFHSGEQVVKPCFLELADPPILDTIDHCVAEGVRRILIMPLFLVPAGHMKTDVPSSINLSRVRYPQVEFIYGPHLGIDPRILSILDERLDEVEASVPPRSRKETAVLLVGRGSRDPDANGDVYKVARLLWEGRGFGWVETCFVGITSPRVPEGIQRCVRLGARRIIVLPYFLFTGILVQRIYRQAEAERKRFPAVEILWGKHLGGHPNILEVLLQRIQEALNGEVRMNCDLCKYRVRWPGFEEDYGLPQISDLAHGLRTGPGDHGHTHHHPHHSHDS; encoded by the coding sequence ATGAAAGATATCATCTTGCTCGTTGGACATGGCAGTCGTGATGATGAAGGAGCCGATGAGTTTAGGGAGTTTGCCGCAAAGGTTCAGGCAGTTATAAGGGATCAAAAACCTGATTTTCTGGAGGCGATCCATTTCCATTCTGGAGAACAAGTCGTCAAACCTTGCTTTCTGGAACTGGCCGATCCTCCTATCCTCGATACCATCGATCACTGCGTGGCCGAAGGTGTCAGAAGAATCCTTATAATGCCGTTGTTTCTGGTTCCGGCAGGTCATATGAAAACCGATGTTCCCAGCTCGATTAATCTATCGCGAGTTCGTTATCCCCAGGTGGAATTTATTTACGGACCGCATCTGGGTATCGATCCAAGAATTCTTTCGATTTTAGATGAACGGTTAGATGAAGTAGAAGCTTCAGTACCTCCCAGGAGTCGAAAAGAAACTGCCGTATTATTGGTAGGGAGAGGTAGTCGGGATCCTGATGCCAATGGAGATGTTTACAAAGTAGCCCGCTTATTGTGGGAAGGTCGCGGTTTTGGTTGGGTAGAAACCTGTTTTGTAGGCATTACCTCTCCCCGGGTTCCGGAAGGTATACAGCGGTGTGTTCGTTTGGGAGCCCGTCGTATCATTGTACTTCCTTATTTTCTCTTTACGGGGATACTGGTCCAGCGTATTTACCGGCAGGCCGAAGCGGAAAGGAAGCGATTTCCGGCGGTGGAGATCCTGTGGGGAAAGCATTTGGGTGGGCACCCCAACATTCTGGAAGTTCTCCTTCAAAGGATCCAGGAAGCTTTAAACGGGGAAGTGCGGATGAATTGTGACCTTTGCAAATACCGCGTACGCTGGCCCGGCTTTGAAGAAGATTATGGTCTACCTCAGATCTCTGATCTGGCCCATGGTTTACGGACAGGCCCTGGAGACCATGGACATACCCATCATCACCCCCACCATTCCCATGATTCTTGA
- a CDS encoding cobalt-precorrin-5B (C(1))-methyltransferase, with amino-acid sequence MKKRGLRTGYTTGSCAAAAAKAATLALQQQKPVETVTIWLPIHRTATFQPINWRITPEEAHCGIIKDAGDDPDVTHGAEICATVTWRGEPGIEIRGGIGVGTVTKPGLGLEVGGPAINRVPRRMITYSVEEALTSSSLSRGVCVTISVPKGEELAKKTTNPRLGILGGISILGTTGIVKPYSTASWRASVIQAINVAAANGCQEIVLSTGSSSEKFAQQLRPDLPEMAFVDMGIFTGDALKASVRNKLARVTLCGMIGKLSKIAQGHFQTHVAGNQVDLGFLANIAEQCGAPESVLMEIRTGNTARHFMEIALAHGLKEVFPLICRRVCQQCFDYIQGQITVEVILFDFDGKVLGHASTES; translated from the coding sequence ATGAAAAAGAGGGGTTTACGTACCGGCTATACGACCGGATCCTGTGCTGCGGCAGCGGCAAAGGCGGCCACTTTGGCCTTACAACAGCAAAAGCCGGTAGAAACGGTAACGATTTGGCTCCCAATTCATCGGACTGCGACGTTTCAGCCGATAAACTGGCGCATAACGCCTGAGGAGGCTCATTGTGGTATTATCAAGGATGCTGGCGATGATCCCGATGTAACCCACGGCGCGGAAATTTGTGCCACGGTAACCTGGCGGGGGGAACCGGGTATCGAAATTCGAGGCGGGATTGGGGTCGGTACGGTTACGAAACCGGGATTGGGACTAGAGGTGGGAGGGCCTGCCATCAATCGGGTTCCGCGTCGGATGATTACCTACTCTGTGGAAGAGGCCCTTACTTCTTCCTCTCTTTCCCGTGGGGTCTGCGTTACCATTTCTGTTCCGAAGGGAGAGGAGTTGGCGAAAAAAACCACCAATCCCCGATTAGGCATTTTGGGAGGGATTTCGATTTTGGGTACCACAGGAATTGTTAAGCCTTACTCTACGGCCTCGTGGAGGGCCAGTGTGATTCAGGCTATTAATGTGGCCGCTGCCAATGGCTGTCAGGAAATTGTGTTGAGTACAGGGAGTAGTAGCGAAAAATTTGCCCAACAGCTTCGACCTGATCTGCCCGAAATGGCCTTTGTAGATATGGGCATCTTTACAGGAGATGCTCTAAAAGCCAGTGTTCGGAATAAATTGGCCCGGGTAACGCTTTGTGGAATGATTGGAAAACTCTCAAAGATTGCCCAGGGACATTTTCAAACCCACGTTGCCGGAAATCAGGTGGACCTTGGTTTTTTAGCGAATATAGCCGAACAGTGTGGGGCTCCCGAGTCTGTTCTGATGGAAATTCGAACGGGTAATACGGCCCGTCATTTCATGGAAATCGCTCTGGCACACGGCCTTAAAGAGGTCTTCCCCCTCATCTGTCGGCGGGTCTGTCAACAATGTTTTGATTATATCCAAGGTCAGATAACCGTTGAAGTTATTCTCTTTGATTTCGACGGAAAAGTATTAGGACATGCCAGCACCGAGTCCTAA
- the cobI gene encoding precorrin-2 C(20)-methyltransferase: protein MAYGTLYAVGVGPGDPELITLKGLRRLQSASVILVPQKDSSTESQAYRIAKTYINPERQKIIFLPLPMTKDLKRLNSAWEEILKKVIPVLEAGQDMVYILVGDPFFYGTFIYLFKLLKSRSPSIPIEVIPGISSIQAASAWVQWPLAVAEERVAILPATYEEGEFGDYAGRAGPISPFLRQTLEQFDTVVLMKIHRVFDKVLNLLEELGLLENTIYVEKVGFPEERMVRDLRTLRGRELPYLSLLIIKK, encoded by the coding sequence ATGGCTTATGGCACTCTCTATGCAGTTGGAGTAGGACCTGGAGATCCTGAGTTGATTACTCTTAAAGGATTACGCCGACTTCAGTCCGCTTCGGTCATTTTAGTTCCTCAAAAAGATTCTTCAACGGAAAGCCAGGCTTATCGAATTGCTAAGACCTATATCAATCCGGAGCGCCAGAAAATTATTTTTCTTCCGCTACCCATGACGAAAGATTTAAAGCGACTCAATTCGGCCTGGGAGGAGATCCTTAAGAAGGTTATCCCGGTTCTGGAAGCGGGACAAGATATGGTTTATATCCTGGTAGGAGATCCCTTTTTCTATGGAACCTTTATTTATCTTTTCAAGCTTTTAAAAAGTCGAAGCCCCTCTATTCCCATTGAAGTGATCCCGGGGATCTCTTCTATTCAAGCGGCTTCTGCCTGGGTCCAGTGGCCTCTGGCCGTAGCCGAGGAACGGGTAGCTATTCTACCGGCTACCTATGAGGAAGGGGAATTCGGGGATTACGCGGGTCGTGCGGGCCCGATCTCTCCTTTTCTGCGCCAGACCCTGGAACAATTCGATACCGTGGTGTTAATGAAGATTCACCGGGTTTTTGACAAAGTCTTGAACCTTCTGGAGGAGTTAGGTCTGCTAGAAAATACCATCTATGTGGAGAAAGTAGGATTTCCAGAAGAACGTATGGTACGAGACCTTAGAACCTTACGGGGTAGGGAGCTTCCTTACCTTTCTTTACTCATCATCAAGAAATAG
- a CDS encoding precorrin-8X methylmutase — protein MDIPIITPTIPMILDPKEITAQSFKIIEEKLKGRDFSSATWPIIRQVIHATADFEFADSLQFHPQAIDAGITTIRAGQDIVVDVRMVEVGINQILFQTLGGKVRCFITDPEVQKMAESEGITRSMMAIRKAATWINSGGIFVIGTAPTALWELIALVQQGKVYPRLIIGVPVGFVSTVESKEALKKLTSIPWITTSGFKGGSSVAVAIVNALLKLAVEGERTKK, from the coding sequence ATGGACATACCCATCATCACCCCCACCATTCCCATGATTCTTGATCCAAAGGAAATTACGGCCCAGAGTTTTAAAATTATAGAAGAGAAATTAAAGGGGAGAGATTTTTCTTCCGCAACCTGGCCCATTATCCGTCAGGTTATTCATGCTACGGCCGACTTCGAATTTGCGGATAGTCTCCAGTTCCATCCCCAGGCCATAGATGCCGGAATAACTACCATCCGGGCCGGGCAAGATATTGTGGTGGATGTCCGGATGGTCGAAGTTGGGATCAATCAAATCCTTTTTCAAACTTTGGGTGGAAAAGTCCGTTGCTTTATTACCGACCCTGAGGTTCAAAAAATGGCCGAATCAGAAGGGATTACCCGATCTATGATGGCCATACGCAAGGCGGCTACGTGGATCAACTCGGGAGGAATTTTTGTCATCGGTACTGCACCGACCGCTTTGTGGGAATTAATCGCTTTAGTTCAGCAGGGAAAAGTGTATCCCAGGTTGATTATCGGGGTACCCGTCGGTTTTGTTTCAACGGTGGAATCTAAGGAAGCTCTGAAGAAGTTAACTTCCATTCCATGGATTACTACGTCCGGGTTCAAAGGGGGTAGTTCCGTTGCGGTAGCCATTGTCAATGCGCTTCTTAAACTGGCCGTAGAAGGAGAAAGAACGAAAAAGTGA
- the cobN gene encoding cobaltochelatase subunit CobN, whose product MALRTQDFLGPMIIYLTHADTDLLTLSHVVRQLPDGFPRIQALNPKELKTTEAVDRYLSIHFPQAQLVILRLLGGKRSFEEGFEKIVRVCKENNIPLIACSGDQQLDPELTAFSTVPKNLVYQTFQYLLQGGVDNLKNWLLFLSDEILHTTYGYQNPQFVPWDGLYYPQKDDRGEGKGKGRDSLAPFAPSFFEDIESFRLKYHQPGRPTVGILFYRVHWMSRNLDFIDALIHRLEPEANVLPVFCYSLKDEDADGIPKIFHRYLLDEKGQSRVDCLISTLSFSTLSHPLQQTVDQGPWTRLNVPILQAIVCTTSFKEWSESAMGLSPLDVAMNVALPEFDGRIISVPISFKEETVQDEVLGTRLLKYVHRPDRVDYLARLALNWARLRHKPNSEKRVAILLTNYPSKNARIGNAVGLDTPASVVSLLRKMKEEGYKIGEIPPDGDTLIHQIIARCSNDREFLTEEQMRNAVGHLEETKYRKIYEGLPVKVQEELRRNWGEPPGEVFYYNHNLVIPGIQLENIFIGLQPPRGYGDNPLAIYHSPDLVPTHHYLAYYRWLRDVFQADAILHVGKHGTLEWLPGKGIGLSESCYPEVVLSDLPNFYPYIINNPGEGTQAKRRSHATIIDHLIPAMTHADAYGDIARLEQLLDEYYRTQALDPKKLPILQQQIWQVVLDAKLHRDLNTEERPEDFDQFLKDVDGYICELKDAQIRSGLHILGQLPQGEELIGLLLAMTRLDNANIPSLRRVIAEALLPIAADDSGGTAVGGRRPMDYAGLLEHRGEPFTLPIPEKLVTLNPLAPIRTCGDILERLDAVASLLLQQLQARHFSPEAVEEVVKEFFGRSESKICQVLNYVTGFIYPNLERVTDEITHILRGLRGEYVPAGPSGSPTRGMASVLPTGRNFYSLDPRTIPSPAAWEVGKQVAEALLAKYLAEEGKYPETVGLVVWGTSAMRTHGDDIAEILYLLGVRPVWQPESRRVSRLEVIPLEELKRPRIDVTIRISGFFRDAFPNLIHLLDEAIEIVAGLDESPEVNYVIKHVQEDLARPSHSHTPTLPHSPFLRQQALYRIFGSKPGSYGAGILPALEERNWKTDQDLADIYIAWGSYAYTRTQDGVAAPEAFKIRFRQITIAAKNQDNREHDIFDSDDYMQYHGGMIATVRALTGKNPRQFFGDTSDPQRIKVRDLKEEALRVFRTRVINPKWIASIQRHGYKGASELAATVDYLFGYDATAEILEDWMYERLAETYILDESMQQFFQEKNPWALRDMTGRLLEAIERGLWEKPKDIMISQLRQVYLKFEGEIEQRTVLNPE is encoded by the coding sequence CTATTAGGTGGTAAGCGCAGTTTTGAGGAGGGATTCGAGAAAATCGTCCGGGTTTGTAAAGAAAACAACATTCCTTTAATTGCCTGCTCGGGGGATCAACAACTCGATCCGGAGTTGACAGCCTTCTCTACAGTTCCCAAAAATCTCGTCTATCAAACCTTTCAATACTTGCTTCAGGGAGGAGTGGATAATTTAAAAAACTGGCTTCTTTTCCTCAGTGACGAAATTCTACATACCACCTACGGGTATCAAAATCCCCAATTTGTCCCCTGGGATGGGCTTTATTATCCGCAAAAAGATGACAGGGGGGAGGGGAAAGGTAAAGGAAGGGATTCTCTTGCCCCCTTTGCTCCCTCGTTTTTCGAGGATATAGAATCTTTTCGTCTCAAATACCATCAACCGGGCCGCCCCACCGTTGGAATTTTGTTCTATCGAGTTCATTGGATGAGTCGCAATCTGGATTTTATAGATGCCCTTATTCATCGCCTGGAACCCGAAGCTAATGTCCTTCCTGTTTTCTGTTATAGTCTTAAAGATGAAGACGCAGATGGAATTCCCAAGATCTTTCACCGGTATCTTCTAGACGAAAAAGGTCAGAGCCGGGTGGATTGTCTTATCAGTACTTTAAGTTTTTCCACCCTCAGCCATCCTTTACAGCAGACCGTAGACCAGGGGCCCTGGACCCGGCTTAATGTTCCCATCCTTCAGGCCATTGTCTGTACAACTTCCTTTAAAGAATGGTCTGAAAGTGCCATGGGTCTCAGTCCTCTGGATGTGGCCATGAACGTAGCCCTACCGGAATTTGATGGACGGATTATTTCGGTTCCCATTTCTTTTAAAGAAGAGACTGTTCAAGATGAGGTCTTAGGCACCCGCCTTTTGAAGTATGTTCATCGTCCGGATCGGGTTGATTATCTTGCCAGGCTTGCCTTGAATTGGGCCAGGCTGCGCCATAAACCCAATTCAGAGAAACGTGTGGCCATCCTACTCACCAACTATCCTTCTAAAAATGCCCGTATTGGGAATGCCGTTGGACTGGATACACCGGCATCGGTTGTTAGCTTACTTCGTAAAATGAAAGAGGAAGGGTATAAAATCGGAGAGATCCCCCCCGATGGGGATACCCTCATCCATCAGATTATTGCACGGTGTAGCAACGACAGGGAGTTTCTTACAGAAGAACAGATGAGGAATGCCGTGGGTCACCTGGAAGAAACAAAGTACCGGAAGATCTATGAAGGCCTTCCGGTTAAAGTTCAAGAGGAGCTTCGCAGAAACTGGGGAGAGCCTCCCGGGGAAGTATTTTACTATAACCACAATCTGGTTATTCCGGGGATTCAATTGGAAAATATTTTTATAGGTCTTCAACCTCCCCGGGGATATGGAGATAATCCCCTGGCGATCTATCACAGTCCGGATCTGGTTCCTACCCATCACTATCTGGCTTATTATCGATGGCTTCGGGATGTTTTTCAGGCCGATGCCATCCTTCATGTGGGTAAACATGGAACTTTAGAATGGTTACCGGGAAAGGGAATCGGACTATCGGAATCTTGTTATCCAGAGGTGGTGCTTTCAGATCTCCCGAATTTTTATCCCTATATTATCAATAATCCTGGGGAAGGAACCCAGGCTAAACGACGTAGCCATGCTACGATTATCGATCATCTCATCCCTGCCATGACCCATGCCGATGCGTATGGGGATATAGCCCGGCTGGAGCAACTCCTGGACGAGTACTATCGAACCCAGGCTTTAGATCCCAAAAAACTACCGATTCTCCAGCAACAGATCTGGCAGGTGGTTCTGGATGCAAAGCTACATCGGGATCTAAATACCGAAGAGCGACCTGAGGATTTTGATCAATTCTTAAAAGATGTAGACGGATATATTTGTGAATTGAAAGACGCGCAAATCCGAAGTGGTCTCCATATTTTAGGGCAGCTTCCCCAGGGAGAGGAACTTATAGGGCTTTTACTTGCCATGACCCGTCTGGATAATGCCAACATTCCAAGCCTCCGACGGGTTATCGCTGAAGCCTTATTACCCATTGCTGCAGATGATTCAGGGGGAACAGCGGTTGGTGGTCGGCGACCAATGGACTATGCAGGGCTTCTGGAGCATCGTGGAGAGCCTTTTACCCTACCGATACCGGAGAAGCTGGTTACTCTTAATCCTTTGGCGCCAATTCGAACCTGTGGAGACATTCTGGAGCGCCTGGATGCGGTAGCTTCCCTTCTTCTTCAACAACTTCAAGCCCGGCACTTCAGTCCTGAGGCGGTGGAGGAAGTAGTCAAAGAATTTTTTGGAAGGTCAGAGTCGAAGATTTGTCAGGTTTTGAATTATGTCACCGGATTTATTTATCCCAATCTGGAACGGGTCACCGATGAAATTACCCATATTCTTCGAGGGCTTCGAGGAGAGTACGTTCCAGCAGGTCCCAGTGGTTCCCCAACCCGCGGTATGGCCAGCGTCCTACCGACGGGACGAAATTTTTATTCCCTTGATCCCAGGACTATTCCTTCTCCGGCGGCCTGGGAAGTAGGAAAGCAGGTTGCCGAAGCCCTCCTGGCCAAATATCTGGCCGAAGAGGGAAAATATCCCGAGACGGTTGGATTGGTTGTTTGGGGTACTTCGGCGATGCGAACCCATGGAGATGACATCGCAGAAATCCTCTACTTACTTGGGGTTCGCCCGGTCTGGCAACCTGAAAGTCGAAGGGTAAGCCGCCTGGAAGTTATCCCCCTAGAGGAACTCAAGCGTCCCAGAATCGATGTAACCATTCGGATTAGTGGCTTTTTCCGGGATGCATTTCCTAACTTGATCCACCTGCTGGATGAAGCCATCGAAATCGTAGCCGGCCTCGATGAATCCCCAGAGGTTAATTATGTGATCAAACATGTTCAGGAAGATTTAGCCCGCCCCTCACACTCCCATACCCCCACACTTCCACACTCCCCTTTTCTTCGCCAGCAGGCTCTATATCGGATCTTTGGAAGTAAGCCGGGGAGTTATGGGGCCGGGATCCTTCCGGCTCTGGAAGAGCGCAATTGGAAGACCGATCAAGATCTTGCGGATATTTATATAGCCTGGGGGAGCTATGCCTATACCCGAACTCAAGATGGAGTGGCCGCTCCAGAAGCCTTTAAAATTCGTTTTCGACAGATTACCATAGCTGCCAAAAATCAGGATAATCGAGAGCATGATATCTTTGATAGCGATGATTATATGCAGTATCATGGGGGGATGATTGCCACGGTTCGGGCTTTGACGGGTAAAAATCCCCGGCAGTTTTTCGGAGACACTTCAGATCCTCAGCGGATTAAAGTCCGGGATCTCAAAGAAGAAGCCCTTCGGGTCTTTCGGACCCGGGTTATTAATCCAAAATGGATCGCGTCCATTCAACGCCATGGATATAAGGGAGCTTCTGAGCTGGCTGCAACGGTTGATTATTTATTCGGTTATGATGCAACGGCTGAGATTCTGGAGGACTGGATGTATGAGCGTCTGGCCGAGACCTATATCTTGGATGAGTCCATGCAACAATTCTTTCAAGAGAAAAATCCCTGGGCCCTCCGGGATATGACAGGTAGACTCTTAGAAGCCATCGAAAGAGGACTTTGGGAAAAGCCTAAGGATATAATGATTTCACAACTTCGGCAGGTTTATTTGAAATTTGAAGGGGAGATAGAACAGAGAACAGTCCTGAATCCTGAGTAA
- the cbiE gene encoding precorrin-6y C5,15-methyltransferase (decarboxylating) subunit CbiE, whose product MISIIGITDAGPAGLPVKVLDRIQSAEVLCGGERHLALFSEVKPKHSIGFERWLIKNNLAELTQYLKQEATRKQIVVLASGDPNFYGIGSYLSRHLPKDWIEIFPNVTTVQLAFARIKESWQDAVVVSVHGRPIDPIIEVVRRHPKVAIFTDPDHTPGVVAKALLAAGISKRRAVVCEHLDGVQERIVETTLEALPDQSFDPLNILILLDERGREEEEKRRESSASIYPISFSSPAFSVLGIPDTEFTAKKGLMTRQEIRVISLAKLQLREDSIVWDIGAGSGSLSIEASRIAREGKIFAVEKDEECIRHIRNNCAKFGITRINLTEGWAPEACRDWPSPDAVFIGGSGGKMKEILDMIFSRLRPNGHLVLNLISLERLYEVMERLRAQGWIPEITQVSIARSKEILDMTRLVPLDPVFIVSARNERPGDIEARGPGN is encoded by the coding sequence GTGATCAGTATTATCGGTATCACCGATGCAGGGCCGGCTGGTCTGCCGGTTAAAGTGTTAGATCGTATACAATCTGCCGAGGTTTTATGCGGTGGAGAGCGACACCTGGCCCTTTTTTCAGAGGTAAAGCCGAAGCATTCGATCGGATTTGAACGGTGGCTGATCAAAAACAATTTAGCCGAGTTGACTCAATATTTGAAGCAAGAAGCTACCCGGAAACAGATTGTTGTCCTGGCCTCTGGAGACCCTAATTTCTATGGGATTGGTAGTTATCTTAGTCGGCATTTACCCAAGGATTGGATAGAAATCTTTCCCAATGTTACCACCGTGCAGTTGGCCTTTGCACGTATCAAAGAATCCTGGCAGGATGCCGTGGTAGTTAGTGTGCACGGTCGACCCATTGATCCCATCATTGAAGTTGTTCGACGACATCCTAAAGTAGCCATTTTTACAGATCCTGATCATACCCCAGGGGTAGTCGCCAAAGCTCTTCTGGCAGCCGGTATTTCTAAACGGCGGGCAGTGGTTTGTGAACATTTGGATGGGGTTCAGGAACGAATTGTAGAAACAACTCTGGAAGCTCTTCCGGATCAATCGTTCGATCCCCTGAATATTCTCATCCTTTTAGATGAGAGGGGAAGGGAAGAGGAGGAGAAAAGAAGGGAATCGTCCGCATCTATCTATCCCATATCCTTCTCTTCCCCTGCTTTTTCCGTTTTGGGAATTCCCGATACGGAATTTACTGCAAAAAAGGGATTGATGACCCGACAAGAGATTCGGGTCATCAGTCTGGCTAAATTGCAGTTAAGGGAGGATAGCATAGTCTGGGATATCGGTGCAGGGAGTGGTTCTCTATCCATCGAAGCAAGCCGGATTGCCCGTGAAGGGAAGATCTTTGCGGTGGAGAAAGACGAAGAGTGTATCCGGCATATCCGGAACAATTGTGCTAAGTTTGGAATAACCCGAATTAACCTGACCGAAGGTTGGGCGCCGGAAGCCTGTCGAGACTGGCCGTCACCCGATGCCGTATTTATAGGTGGAAGTGGGGGAAAAATGAAAGAAATTCTGGATATGATTTTTTCCCGGCTTCGTCCAAACGGTCACCTGGTTCTCAACCTGATCTCTTTAGAGCGGCTTTATGAAGTGATGGAACGTCTTCGAGCTCAGGGTTGGATTCCAGAAATTACCCAGGTTTCCATCGCCCGGAGTAAAGAAATCCTGGATATGACGCGATTAGTCCCTCTAGATCCGGTTTTTATTGTGTCCGCACGAAATGAAAGACCCGGAGACATCGAGGCGCGGGGACCCGGAAATTAG
- a CDS encoding putative cobaltochelatase, whose translation MNRPIFPFTALVGQDRMKRALLLNAINPQIGGVLIRGEKGTAKSTAVRALVNLLPEITVVADCPYSCDPDRPDRFCLDCAERMAKGEVLPRTRRPVRIVELPVGATEDRLIGMLDLEKAIQEGQRHFEPGLLAAANRGILYIDEVNLLSDHLVDVLLDAAAMGTNFVEREGISFAHPAHFLLVGTMNPEEGELRPQLLDRFALAVEVEGLQDPSQRMEVVKRRIAFETDPVEFGKQWASSEEQERIRLQKARQLLPQVRLSEANLSLLTRICIEYKVDGLRADIVLYKTACTLAAYRGRTEVIEEDIQEAAELVLLHRQRRQPFQQSQFNRDQLLSAVRNPLSGVSHSSSSVIAQEPQMADPPQTTTDRQPTTNHVEEKIFEIGTPFPIKPFSTEVKDKIPRSGYGRRSTTYGSSGTGHYIGSAIPKERIQDLALDATLRAAAPYQKRRRDLEVWKHGQIDTEKNSPHLGVSVSPRPKWLIHSMDFREKVRETRIGNLILFVVDASGSMGSHRRMVATKGAILSLLLDAYQRRDRVGLITFRGDTASLVLPPTHSVELAEQYLRQLPTGGRTPLAQGLYRAFITFQQQKMRDKQLVPLLVLISDGRANVSLYGGDPLAEAKILAKQIRKQGIRSLIIDTEQGYIRLSILREIATALGGQYLHLEDLVANRLVKAVRGTLNPTKY comes from the coding sequence ATGAACAGACCGATTTTTCCTTTTACCGCACTGGTCGGTCAAGACCGGATGAAGCGGGCCTTGCTGTTGAATGCCATTAATCCGCAAATTGGAGGGGTTTTAATTCGCGGTGAGAAAGGTACTGCAAAATCAACCGCCGTAAGGGCTTTGGTTAATCTACTACCGGAGATTACCGTTGTCGCCGATTGTCCTTATTCCTGTGATCCAGATCGTCCCGATCGTTTTTGTCTGGACTGTGCAGAACGGATGGCTAAAGGAGAGGTTTTACCTCGAACTCGTCGTCCTGTACGGATAGTAGAATTACCCGTTGGAGCTACCGAAGATCGTTTGATAGGGATGTTAGATCTGGAAAAAGCGATCCAGGAAGGACAACGACATTTTGAACCGGGATTACTTGCAGCGGCTAACCGGGGAATTCTTTATATCGATGAGGTCAATTTGCTCAGTGATCATTTGGTAGACGTCTTGTTGGACGCCGCAGCCATGGGAACTAATTTTGTGGAACGGGAAGGAATTTCCTTTGCACATCCAGCACATTTCCTTTTAGTAGGGACCATGAATCCTGAAGAAGGAGAGTTACGCCCTCAGCTCCTGGACCGATTCGCATTGGCTGTGGAGGTAGAAGGTCTTCAAGATCCATCCCAAAGGATGGAAGTGGTCAAACGGCGAATAGCTTTTGAAACCGACCCTGTTGAATTTGGAAAACAATGGGCTTCATCGGAAGAGCAGGAACGTATCCGCCTGCAAAAAGCCCGGCAATTACTTCCTCAGGTCCGCTTAAGTGAAGCAAATCTAAGTTTGCTTACCCGGATCTGTATTGAATATAAAGTAGATGGATTAAGGGCCGATATTGTACTGTACAAAACGGCCTGTACCCTGGCGGCTTATAGGGGTCGTACAGAGGTCATTGAAGAAGATATTCAGGAGGCGGCAGAATTGGTCTTACTCCATAGACAACGGCGTCAACCTTTTCAACAGTCCCAATTTAATCGGGATCAGCTTTTATCCGCCGTCCGTAATCCGCTGTCTGGAGTTAGCCATTCATCATCCTCTGTAATAGCTCAAGAACCCCAGATGGCCGATCCTCCACAGACAACAACTGACAGGCAACCAACGACGAATCATGTGGAGGAGAAAATATTTGAGATTGGTACACCCTTCCCGATTAAACCTTTTTCCACTGAGGTGAAAGATAAAATTCCACGGAGTGGATATGGACGACGGAGCACAACCTATGGAAGCTCAGGAACAGGACATTACATCGGTTCAGCTATACCTAAGGAGCGAATCCAGGATCTGGCCCTGGATGCGACCCTTCGAGCGGCTGCTCCCTATCAGAAAAGACGCAGGGATCTGGAAGTGTGGAAGCACGGACAGATAGACACAGAAAAGAATTCTCCGCATCTCGGCGTCTCGGTGTCTCCACGTCCCAAATGGCTCATTCATTCCATGGATTTTCGGGAGAAGGTCCGGGAAACCCGAATAGGAAATTTGATTCTGTTTGTGGTAGATGCCAGTGGTTCCATGGGATCCCATCGCCGAATGGTGGCTACCAAAGGAGCTATCCTGTCTCTATTGTTGGATGCTTATCAGCGAAGGGACCGGGTAGGTTTGATTACATTCCGGGGAGATACAGCTTCCTTAGTCCTTCCTCCGACTCACAGTGTGGAGCTGGCAGAACAGTACTTACGTCAGTTGCCTACAGGGGGAAGAACTCCATTAGCTCAAGGGCTTTACCGGGCTTTTATAACATTTCAACAGCAGAAAATGCGGGATAAACAGCTAGTTCCCTTATTGGTCCTTATTTCAGATGGACGCGCCAACGTCTCATTATACGGAGGAGATCCCTTAGCCGAAGCTAAAATTCTTGCAAAGCAAATCCGAAAGCAGGGTATCCGATCTTTGATTATCGATACGGAACAAGGTTATATCCGTTTAAGTATTCTACGGGAAATTGCGACAGCTTTAGGCGGTCAGTATCTCCATCTGGAGGATCTGGTTGCTAACCGTCTGGTAAAGGCCGTTCGAGGGACCCTAAACCCTACTAAGTACTGA